A segment of the Ipomoea triloba cultivar NCNSP0323 chromosome 1, ASM357664v1 genome:
ATCCTTCTGCAATCGCCCATCATTCAACCTCACACTTCTTGCCAAAAGCTGAACGACCTACATCAGCATAGACTACCAAACGTGAATATACTGACTTACTATTAAACAATAcagaaattatttaaaatctCAAGACCTTGTCGGGGTGATGCTTTAAGGCTGCTTTCTTGTATGCCTTCTTGATTACAGATCCAGGATCGGATGATTTAATTTCCCTGCCAGATAGAAGTGGTGAGGATTAATATGGAGTAACTTGAATGCATCTCTTTTCTTTCAATGAAAAAGAAGCCAGACAAGACAGATCACAACTTCAAGTGCTTTTCCCCCTTTCTTTTTCTCGATCTTTAGGGAGGTTGAAGATGAAGGTTTTGCAGCAAGTCAATGAGGAGATATGAACTCACAGTATGAGATAAAGATCCAAAGGAATTTGACTTTTTGCCTTCTCCTCAACTGAGGAGAGACGTTGGCGAGCTTTTCTTAATACTTCCGAGAAACTGCCAGCTTTTTCTTGTGCTTCATTTTCTAGTAGGGATATAAGCCTCTTAAGATCAGTAACTGCATCCACATAGTCTCTAATCATCTCATGCAAAGTAGCCCTCCTTGAAGCTGCCTGCAACAGACTCGGATTTCGATAGATTCTATGACCAGAATAAATGAGAGCTTCGGTACCTCACATGAAACAAGAATAGTGAGATGCAAAGGAATCTCAACTCCTATCATCAACTATTTCTTTCCATGATTGATAGAAAATGTTTCTTTCTTATATTTTGGTTTGGTTTTCCTGGAGGTATGGGGCGCAAGTTGACTTTCATGGTGAGGATGGATGTCAAGTTCCTCAGTGCAATTTGTTTGTATATACAAAAGCTAATCCAGCATTAACATAATGCGAAGAAAATGTCAGGAACTGATAGAATACTCAAGAGCGAAAGGACAATGGAAATGCTGAATCACACACAAAAAAGAGATGGCTACAATATAATGCACAAGAGAGGGTGATTATTTGACATGAAATGGAGTTCGAGTCTAAAGGAAAACCTTTGCATAATTTTCGTCTAGAGCCATGGCTACACTGCAATCAGCAATGGCATCAATAATCTGTCCCAAACCTTGATGGGCTGCAGCACGGTTGCAGAAGCAGATGGCTGCAAAAGGCTGTGATTCAACACTTTTTGAAATAGCAGCATTATAATGATCCAATGCTTCTGCGAACTTTCCAGATTGGAAAGCTTTATTTCCGGCTTTCTATTTGAGAGGACATTATAAACATTGCAGTTAAATATTGGCTCAATAGCAGTACACATTACAACCATAGTAAGAACTCAAAACAGAAGCTAGCATACCCTGTGGGCTAAAAGTTCACGAATAGTAGTGCCTAAAGGAATCAATGACTTCTGAGATTCGTTTCCAGATCTAAACAAAGAAAGGTGAGAgtatcattaacacatcaaccaaaacaattttttttttctaaaaggaCAACAATTTCTAAAACAGAATAGGAAGAGAGATTTACCCATCATTGACAAAAATTACTTGCTCTTGCTTCTTGATCAGATCAAGAGCTGCCTTAAGCTTCCCAAGATGGTAGTAGGATTTTGACATAATGCGCCATCTCCACAGCCTTACGGAATCATTCGTGTTTTTTGTGTCATGTAAAGCAAAGTTCTTTTCAGCAAAATCAAGAGTTTGCTCACACAGCTTAATTGCCTCATCATACTTCTGCAACTGTAAAacatcataataaaataaaattatagatatTGTCTGATTAGAGCAGAAAGGACAAAATAATAAACAGGAAGCTCCTACTTTTATAATCTGTAATCATCACAGACCTTGCATAAACTTTCTCCTTTCATTTCAAGTAACTTTTCTGAATAGCTGCTTATGGACAATGCATCGGCAATAATTTCTAGAGCACGGCTTGCAGCATCACAAGTTTTCTGTTTTAAGAGTTCAGCAGACCTATGCAAACTCTCAGCAACTTTCTGCCAGAAATAATGATTACAGAATCAAGTGCGGTGCCAGCGTGACGAATAGAAAATGATAATGCAAACAACAAAAGGGGTTCCTGCATCTACAATATAGATCAAACACAAAATGTAAGTAACAGTAAGTCACCTCTGCCTTTTGTAGACCATCTGCAGCTTCAATTGCAATTCTCCTATCCAAGCAAACACCCATTCTTGATTCCATGCAGCTTTTGTAATACTGCATTGCTTCTTGCACTTCTCCCAGCAGCAGGTAACAcctagtaattaaaaaaaaaagtacttgttttttttttgaaagaaaaaaaaaagtacttgttcatttgcatattatataattaaataaatgcaaTAAACATCCACCATTAGATGTGTAAGCAAGATAAGAGCACAACTCTATTTCCATTTTCAACAATCATAAGTAACCTAAATATGAAATTGGTTGTAGTCGGTCAGGGCAACCCTACCCAAGTTGATTAAGTTGTTAACTCAGGAGGCAACAAGGTTACAAGTTAGACTTCATGCGAGAGCAGCCTATTGGCTTTCTTGGCTTGAGTCGGCTAGTTACAGATAACCTAAACTAGTTTACCTTCCAGGATCACAAAACTAGTTACACTTCATGCGAGAGCAGCCTATTGGCTTTCTTGGCTTGAGTCAGCTAGCTACAGATAACCTAAACTAGTTTACCTTCCAGGATCACAAAACTAGTTAGACTTCATGCGAGAGCAACCTATTGGCTTTCTTGGCTTGAGTCGGCTAG
Coding sequences within it:
- the LOC116012206 gene encoding dnaJ homolog subfamily C member 7 homolog; protein product: MQYYKSCMESRMGVCLDRRIAIEAADGLQKAEKVAESLHRSAELLKQKTCDAASRALEIIADALSISSYSEKLLEMKGESLCKLQKYDEAIKLCEQTLDFAEKNFALHDTKNTNDSVRLWRWRIMSKSYYHLGKLKAALDLIKKQEQVIFVNDGSGNESQKSLIPLGTTIRELLAHRKAGNKAFQSGKFAEALDHYNAAISKSVESQPFAAICFCNRAAAHQGLGQIIDAIADCSVAMALDENYAKAASRRATLHEMIRDYVDAVTDLKRLISLLENEAQEKAGSFSEVLRKARQRLSSVEEKAKSQIPLDLYLIL